The following coding sequences are from one Epinephelus fuscoguttatus linkage group LG7, E.fuscoguttatus.final_Chr_v1 window:
- the dnase1l1l gene encoding deoxyribonuclease I-like 1-like, producing the protein MRAAVLLFVAGLCVLNVTSSLKICAFNVQSFGESKANNKKVMGILLQILSRCDLCLIQEVRDSKGAAIQTLVKDLNRFDKSNSYSYVESERLGRKTYKEQYVYIYRNNVLTVKEQYQYPKLEGEGTNETDVFSREPFIVRFHSPTTLVKDFVLIGHHTCPRNAMKEIDELYTVFKGIYKKWRTDNVMILGDLNAGCNYVTIKGWRAVRLRSDPKFRWLIGDEQDTTVREKTHCAYDRIIVHGREIISSIVPDSAQPFNFKESFHLTEEEALEVSDHFPVEVDLKPNHRYLLRNEL; encoded by the exons ATGAGGGCTGCAGTTCTGCTGTTTGTTGCGGGGTTGTGCGTGTTGAACGTCACATCTTCGCTGAAAATCTGCGCTTTTAATGTTCAGAGCTTCGGTGAATCGAAGGCAAACAACAAGAAGGTTATGGGGATTCTACTACAG ATTCTGTCTCGGTGTGACTTGTGTCTTATTCAAGAGGTCCGAGACTCTAAAGGAGCAGCAATACAAACTTTGGTTAAGGATCTTAACAG ATTTGACAAATCCAACTCATACTCCTATGTGGAAAGTGAAAGGCTGGGGAGGAAGACCTACAAGGAGCAGTATGTCTACATTTACAG GAACAATGTGCTGACGGTCAAAGAGCAATATCAGTATCCTAAACTGGAAGGAGAAGGGACCAATGAAACGGATGTTTTCTCCAGAGAGCCTTTCATCGTTCGCTTTCACTCCCCTACAACAT tGGTGAAGGACTTTGTCCTGATTGgacatcacacctgtcccagAAATGCCATGAAGGAGATTGATGAACTGTACACGGTCTTCAAAGGAATTTACAAGAAGTGGAGGACTGAT AATGTGATGATCTTAGGGGACCTCAATGCCGGCTGCAACTACGTCACCATCAAGGGCTGGAGAGCTGTGCGTTTGAGGAGTGACCCCAAATTTCGCTGGCTAATTGGAGATGAGCAGGACACTACTGTCCGTGAGAAGACACATTGTGCCTATGACAG GATCATTGTCCATGGACGTGAGATAATCTCCAGTATAGTGCCAGATTCAGCCCAACCATTCAACTTTAAAGAGAGCTTCCATCTCACAGAGGAAGAG GCTCTTGAGGTGAGTGATCATTTTCCTGTAGAGGTTGACCTGAAGCCCAATCACCGCTACCTCCTCCGCAATGAGCTGTAG
- the LOC125891581 gene encoding TRAF3-interacting JNK-activating modulator codes for MEKQKLLYEERALVALQKITQEKSEALSKAETMQEALITAKAEARRWQSLYEELKLSSAQLKENQHLSNEQLQQLHSQVELSRAREAALRDEVVSLRQERQELQYNICLLEEDNQILREEIQHITDGSNESQDFLMQGLLTSEEAEPRLTARRDSQVEEQFRHTQEKLQLKERECEELQTELQAMEQECKSSQARLSQCRDELRQLSHRRRRSTRCGSWWKVCVFFLLLLAVAGVAMLWLWHPPFREQVEDLYSDIERRIEDYLMDMASPQHSGCFRPI; via the exons GTATGAGGAGAGGGCCCTGGTTGCCTTGCAGAAGATCACACAGGAGAAATCTGAGGCACTTAGCAAGGCTGAGACAATGCAG GAAGCGCTAATTACAGCAAAGGCAGAGGCCCGGAGGTGGCAGAGTCTTTATGAGGAGCTGAAGCTGAGCTCTGCACAACTAAAGGAGAACCAGCACCTCAGTAATGAGCAGCTGCAACAGCTGCACAGCCAAGTGGAG CTGTCCAGAGCCAGAGAGGCCGCGCTGAGGGATGAGGTGGTGTCATTGAGACAAGAGAGGCAGGAGCTGCAGTACAACATTTGCCTTCTGGAAGAGGACAACCAGATTTTAAGGGAGGAAATCCAGCACATTACAG ATGGCAGCAATGAGAGCCAGGACTTCCTGATGCAGGGGCTTCTGACGTCAGAGGAGGCAGAGCCACGACTGACAGCGAGGAGAGACTCTCAGGTGGAGGAGCAGTTCCGTCACACTCAGGAGAAACTGCAACTCAAAGAGAGAGAG tgtgaggAGCTGCAGACAGAGCTGCAGGCCATGGAGCAGGAGTGTAAGTCCAGCCAGGCCCGGCTGTCGCAGTGCAGGGACGAGCTCCGGCAACTCAGTCACCGCCGCAGGAGATCg ACACGATGTGGCTCCTGgtggaaggtgtgtgtgtttttccttcttcttctcgcTGTGGCAGGGGTTGCCATGTTGTGGCTGTGGCATCCTCCTTTCAGGGAGCAAGTTGAAGACCTGTACTCAGACATAGAGAGACGTATCGAAGATTATCTCATGGACATGGCCTCTCCTCAACACTCAGGCTGTTTTAGACCGATATGA